CATTTTAAATTTCACAAATTTtagttaaaattattaaaatCTATGACACTAAATAAATATGCATCCATAAATTCGTACTAAATTTATATTTTAATATAAGTATATACTATGAAATTGATAgccctccgtctccgtctcctttATATATAATTCCCTCCGTGGCGTTCCTTCTACTCCCCCACGTCCACAACCAACCAAAGCGCACAAACCGCCGGCCACCATGCcatcctcctcgtcatcatcctcctcctccgctgACGACGAGGGCGCCCGCGGCAAGTGCAAGAGGGGCTCGCCGGGCGCATGCGCATCCGCATCCGGCGGCGACTACCACCAGGGCCCGTCGTCCAAGTGGCGGACGCCGCGCGCGCAGCAGGCCTACTCCTCCAAGCTCCTCCAGGCGCTGCGCctcgtgcgcggcggcggcggcaccggcACACTCATCACCTGCTCCGCCTCCGCCCCAGCGGTGCGCGACGCGGCCTACCGCGCGCTGGCCGTCGCGGCGCGGGGCCGCTCGCACTGGAGCCGCGCCATCCTGGCAAGCAGCCGGCGGTGCCGGGCGCCCCACTGCCTCCGCgcgcgccggccgccgccgccgaggccccgtcagcggcagcagcagcagcagggcggCGAAACCGAGGAGCGGCGGCCGGGAGGGCTGGCTGGCAGGGCCAAGGTGCTGGGGCGGCTGGTGCCCGGGTGCCGGAGCCTGTCGCTGCCCGCGCTCCTGGCCGAGGTGTCCGACTACATCGCCGCGCTGGAGATGCAGGTGCGCGCCATGGGCCAGCTCACGCACGACctcgcggcgtcggcgtcggcgtcgtcgTCTTCCGCGCCGACGGCGGCGCCATCGATTGCTCCGCCCTAGCTCAGCTCAGCTCTTTGATTGGATTTGGACTGGATGGAAATGGAATGCGCGCGCGCGGCCTGTACATTTCTCCTCTGCTAGCTGTTAGAAGTTGATCGATCGATTTTGTTTTGCCCCCTTTTTTGGACAATATTtgatttgtctcttgctttgCTTAAATTTAAATTGTAAGCTGAATGTGAATGGTGCTTCACAAGTGTGAACGTGTGACGTttgaatgcaaaagcaagcaaaaTGCCTGCATtaattaggccttgtttagatacccttaaaattccaagttttttcactctctccatcacatcaatttttagccgtttgcatggagcattaaatgtaggtaaaaaaaataactaattgcacagtttagttggaaattacgagatgaatcttttgagcttagttggtccacgattagacaatatttaccaaataagacgaaagtgctactattcatcgggttgaaatttttttcaatctaaacaaggccttagtagaGTACATTGATAATTGTTGTATTTGCTTTGCCTCTTGTGGaaatgtaattttttttaaaaacgaATAGGCCCGGCAGTACAACATGACGCTTTTGTTTGTTATatacgtataaatgtataatcgATAAAGCAAAACAGAGGACTGACCGCATGTTTTGCTTTCTTTTCTTCCCTGTTTGCAATACTCTTCGTCCGGATCGTTCGGATCGTTCGGCTTATAAGCGATACTTTTTtagttaataaataatatttttttctaacAATAAATCAACCAAACAAACAGGGCTTTGCAACAAGGAACAAAGACACAAAACATCTTTTTATTTTTGAATGAACAAAACaaagcaaaacaaaaaaaacaagggAAG
Above is a genomic segment from Miscanthus floridulus cultivar M001 chromosome 3, ASM1932011v1, whole genome shotgun sequence containing:
- the LOC136547574 gene encoding transcription factor bHLH149-like codes for the protein MPSSSSSSSSSADDEGARGKCKRGSPGACASASGGDYHQGPSSKWRTPRAQQAYSSKLLQALRLVRGGGGTGTLITCSASAPAVRDAAYRALAVAARGRSHWSRAILASSRRCRAPHCLRARRPPPPRPRQRQQQQQGGETEERRPGGLAGRAKVLGRLVPGCRSLSLPALLAEVSDYIAALEMQVRAMGQLTHDLAASASASSSSAPTAAPSIAPP